The Sphingobacteriales bacterium nucleotide sequence ATTTTTCTGAAGAAAGTAATGCTTTGTATCCAATAATATCGCCTGGTTTTACCAAACGTACTATTTGTTCTTTGCCTTCATCACCAACCATAGATATTTTTATCTTTCCACCATTAATGCAAAAAACACCTGATGCATAAGAACCTTCTTTGAATATATATTCGTTCTTTTTGTAAGTAGAACATATTTTATGTTTATTGATTTCAGCCATTTTATCAAACTCAGTTTTGCAAAAAACAGAGTTAAATCTATTAGAGCAA carries:
- a CDS encoding cyclic nucleotide-binding domain-containing protein, yielding MNKGFEHVDCKHCSNRFNSVFCKTEFDKMAEINKHKICSTYKKNEYIFKEGSYASGVFCINGGKIKISMVGDEGKEQIVRLVKPGDIIGYKALLSSEKYSASAIAIEDCNVCFIPREVFTEILKKTPTYPLR